In Pyrenophora tritici-repentis strain M4 chromosome 6, whole genome shotgun sequence, the DNA window AAGCTCAGCAGTTCTATGGTATCTCTTTGAGCTCGTTCATCGCTTCTGTCTCCCTTTCCACGGTCATATTCACGCTAGAAGTTCTTGTGTTTTTTATTGTCCGCAAGCGCTTGCCCGATCTCTAGTACGCTCACAATATTCTTTCTAGTCTTGTGCTAATGATCGCAGTACCACTGTTCCAGAAGACGTTGACACTACCCGTACAACACGGAAGAGACATATAGTAGCCAACTTTGTTCGATTTGAACGCCACCACAAACATTTTGATAGATACTTTTTCCGCCGGTACCTACGGTCGCTGATTGTTATCTTTACCCCAGCTGCACTCCTGATAACACCTATTCTCGTCCCTTTGAACTACACCAACGGAAAAGGCGCGGTGCTTGGAGTGAGTGGTCTCGATGTCTTGGGGTGGTCCAATGTCGGCCTTGATCAAGCAGATCGGTACTGGGCTCATCTGCTCTTCAGTTTGGTTTTTATCGGGCATGTTTGCTGGGTCATCTGGAGCGAGCTTGCATTGTACGTTGCAAGCCGGCAACACGCACCGAACGCTGCTTTGTGCACAGTACTCGTCGACTCCATACCAGACGATTGGATGTCTGAAAAGGTACTTACATCTCAACTCGAGGTCTTTCCGGGTGAGGTCACTGCCATTTCTTTCAACCGTGACTACAGTGCAATTTCCAAGCTTGCAGAGAGACGGGAACGTATGGCTCGAGCCCTCGAGACGGCAGAGATCTCCAACATAAGGAAGGCTTGTAGGGCAGGCGTACGGAAACAAAGCAAGAAGTCAAGCTCCGTTAGGTGCTTGCAATACCAATCACGCAACCTCTTAAAGCTGTTTGGCTGGCTAAGACTTGAAAAGGTCGACACCACCCTGGTTTATCGAGAGGAACTTCGCAAAACTGGTGAAAAGATGGACTTGTATCGCGCAGCACTAAAGGAATTCCCGCCCCTGCGGTCCGCCTTTATCACCTTCGCCAATCCACTCGCCGCTCACATGGTGTGCCAAACAGTAATCCATACAAGCTCAGGTCATATGACACCCCGTACAATGCCTTTGTCGGTAGATGATGTCGTATGGAGCAACGTCAATATCACCTGGCGGGACAGAACCTTACGCACCATACTTTCAAATGTGCTCATTGTAGCGACAGCATCTGCATGCGTCTTTCCAGTTGCATTAGCAGGACTCCTCTCCCAGATTATCTATATCACACAAGCGGTGTCTTGGCTGAGCTGGATCAACAAACTTCCACAGTTCTTCCTAGGCCTACTTCAAGGTGTATTGCCTCCCACCCTAGTGGCTATTCTGATAAAAGGATTCGTCGTTGTACTTCAATACCTTGTCCGAAAGCAGGGCATCTCTTCTAGGAGCCATATCGACCTCAAGATTCAAGACTATTACTTTTGCTTTCTCTTTGTCCAAGTTACTGTTGTAATATCTTTGTCTGCAGGGCTTACTGCCATCGCGAACGAGATGACACATGGAGCTTCGCTAGCTGCGACCTTGGCCAAGAACCTACCAAAAGCAAGCAATTACTTCCTTTCCTATATTCTCTTACAGGGTCTGTCAATCAGCGCCAACGCTCTGTTGCGGATAGATTGTCTAGTCGGAAAGTTTATACTTAGTCCGATCTTCGACAAGTCTGTCACTCAGATGATGATAAGAAGAAGGGGCCGGGATCTCGAGTGGGGCACTTTCGTACCAGTTTTCACAAACCTCTCCTGCATTGGTAGGTACTAAATTTGAAATCACCCAGTCTTCGCTGAAACATACAGGATTTCTCTATGCTATCATATCGCCGATCATTATTCCTTTCCAGGTTCTTATATTTGGCTTATTCTGGATAATCTACTCTAGATCAAGTATACTACTAACCGAACGAGATGGTGGGGGGCTCTTCTATCCCAAAGCCCTCAAACATCTCTTGACAGGCTTATACATGATGCAAGTCTGTCTCGTAGctcttttccttcttgtaCGAGACTCGCAAGGCAAGGCTAAGTGTATTGGACAAGCTTGCATTATGGTGTTTGCTATAGGAATGACTGTTGTATATCATCACTTGCTTTGCAGGGCATTCAACCCCTTGTTGAGCTTTTTCCCCACTGCGCTTAAGGATACCCTAGCCAAAGATTCAACGCTATCTCCTCCTTTTCTTCACAAGGCCCTTGCATCAAGTCCGACAATCAGTATCCCCAGAGACGACCACGGTTTTGGCTCTACTCGAACATTACAGCTTAAGGCGGAGCTAAAAGGAGTGAACATATCTAACACGGACGCAATCATTAACGGTTCAGGCGATATGTGCTTGAGATAGAAAATTGTGAAAACAAAATTCACCTATCTAGTAATTACCGTGCTTTACAAGCAAGTTAAGCGAGCCGTCCACCGTATCAAGATTAGCGTCTTTCCTTGTAACAGAAGTCAAAATGATGGTTGCCGAGCTATACTAGAATGAAAGATAGGTTGGCGTTGCTTTTAGTAAGGCGGACGGCTCGCTTGGAAGGACGGCTCGCTTGGAAGATACTTCGGAGTTTTATTCCATGCAAATATGGCAGTTAGCACTATCCTGTTATCGTAAAGCATAAGTAATTAATTTACATATCGTAACTGTCATGTGTTGTCTCGATTGGCCTCTAAAAATCATGCATGCAACTTTGATCTGCTAACGGGTATCAGAACTATATCGTAGGAGTTAATGCTCGAAAGCGAATTCGAGAATTGTTGGGTGAATCTAGGGGCTCAGCACCGGGCGGTCCGAGCGGAAGACCGGACAGATGACAAGAGTGATTACCGCCGTGCATGGGTCTGAAGCACCGGGTAGTTATTGTTCATGTTGGTATCGTAAGCGCTAGGATCAGTAGCGCAGGTGGTAAGACCGGTGGCGTCCACACTGCTAGCCGTAGTGCCATATTGCCGCCGTATGGGCGGAAATGTGAATTGGATACGGGTCTCCAACAGCGGAGATCTGTGTCACGTAGGACCTTTTCCTAGATGAAGTCTACCAAGACCCGAAGCATGACATCCGAGATAGCCAGACAGCTGCATATCTATCTAGCCACTGGCGGCTTTTGAAGACTGGCATGAACGGGCGTAAACCGCTATACACTACTAGGAACGGAAAATGTACCTGGCGTGGGAAGACCCTCAAAATTATGTTGTAATAGTATTCCAAACCACTCGTCTATATAAGTCATTGTGATGCGGACGATGAAGTAGCCATTCAACGATCTTACTTTACAGCGAGTCCAGCATGGCATGGCGCGAAACCCGCGACGACGAAGTTCTGATCAGACATCACAGGATTCCCGTCTCATCTTCAATCATGTCACAAGTATCAACAGAGTTCCATAAGCTCTTCACCACTCAACACGGTTCGTTGCGAAAATGGATCGAGCTACCAAACGAAGATCCTGTGGCGTTTGGTATGATATGCGAGTCAGCTCATGGCTCCTTCATTCCGCATGATGACATATCGCTGCAGACGCTCGCCAACATGACGGATGCTATCCAACGTTACAGGATTCCCGCCACATCTAGCGTGCATCATACCGCGGAATTCAGCTTCGCCGTTCATGCCTTCAGGCTAAGCACGCTTTCAACGATCGAACTCCTTCAGCTCCTTGGCGTTGCGAAAGCCTTGGGCTCCGTCAGATACAATAAACTGCTCGAAGATGTGTTTCTCCAGTATCCACTTCAATTTGAAGCATTGCCCATTGAGCAAATCACTGGCAGTTGTGAAACCGATCTTGCTATACTGGGTATGTAATCTGCCTCCATAAGCATTATAAGGCTTGCTGACTCTCACAGCAAATGTAAAACTACGGGGTGCAGCGTGCCGCGCACGAGTGGCAAGCACAATGTTGAGTTCGCTGGACGGGGATTGTATTCTTCATCTGCAAGAGAAATGCGGCTTAGCTGTGTGGATTCTGGAGGACAGTCTCAGCCTACAGGAGATCAATACTCGTCTTCGAAGCATCAGGAACGCTGCAGATAGTCTCAGGGAACAGCTCCTAAACGCCAGTGGGGCGATCATTGAAGCGACAGCAGACATCAATGACTATTTCCGCACTACGATCGGACAGGCGCAAAGAGTAGAAGAAGGTCACGGAAAGGATGTTTTGGACGTGCACCACGAGGTAAAGCGCCTGGAGATCCAGATTGCGGAGAGCGGGCGGATTTCAGGAGATTCCTTCGTTATTGATAATTCGTCCAGCGATACTGATTTCGAGGACATTGAAGCCTACGCTGGGTCGCTGGGGGATTGTTATGATGGCTTGCAGTTCGATGACAGTGAGTCTGTAGTTTCTGCAAAGACTGTCTAAGGGTATTTGGGAATGTCTTAGGATATGGGAGTTGATTGTGATAACTCATGGTGTACTCACATCTGCATTATAGATACTTCATGTGAACAGATACTCCTGATGGGCAGATAAGAGTCGATAGCAACACACAGGAAGAGAGAGCAATTAACATGCGGTCTATGCATAACGCCTTTCTCCCGCCATTCACACTGTGATATTCCTATCAACTTGGTTCTTACAGACCCAGGTGGTCATGAGTATGCAGGTATGATGCTGTGTCGCTTTGTGGCCAGTACAACTCCGCAGCCTCAGCTGCGTCTGTATCTATTGACGAGCGAACCTCTTGCAGGCCAAATCTGCTTCCGAGGCCACCAAATTCCGGTAGCGACATACCCTGTTGCATTGATGGGGCCACGAAGGTGCTCGGCTCCGATATAGGTGCAAAAAAGGTTGAATATTGTAAGGATCCTGGCTGTAGTTGCAGAAAAGGCGTATAAGGTGTTATGTTCGGCTCTGTATTCGGCCTTGGAGTCTGGTACGGTAGTGGGATGTGTCTTGTTGTCGCTCCGATAGTAGATGCGTGCAGGTTCGTCACAGTGTCGTGGAGGAACGGGCTGCTATCTCCCGAACTCCGCACTGACAAGGCCGGCAGATTGTTGCCGGTCTGGAGGTATTCATTCAACGTTTCTAAGGCGTGCTTGAGCTGTCTGTTCTGGGTTTCAAAGAGAACTGCTCTGCGAAAAATGTAAGTTGAAAGACGCCATGATTGGATCGAGCGTAAACACGCTTACTGAGAGTTCCTATTATGACGGTGGCCCGCCCCTTGACTGTAGTTACATACAGAGTCATCGGCTTGACATCTTCCGCATGAATGCTCCCCATTGCACAACACAGAGATCAGCATTAGACTTAATTGCGTTAGGAATGATAGTACTTACCTTTGTTTTTTTAACTCGGCACCGGTCGCAAGCCTGTTTCACTCGTTTCCTAGACTTTTCCATGATGCCTGGGGGCATTAAGCGCTCCATACAACTTGCATATGTAACCTATATGATCTTGCAAGATTGTCGTTTACGCCAACTAAGTACATTCCTGTTCTTCATATCTTCGCATCAGTACTGTGCCACAATAATGCATACGATAGTTTGCGGAAGGATTGGGTCACATCGTGCTAAAACTCATCACTACTTGCCGTGCCGCACTTGACATGAGCATCAAACTTGCCCAACACAAGACGGCTAAGCGCGGTACCATGAGAAGGGCCTTCTCCATCTCGATACTGTATGTACAATTACAGAGAAGCGGGCTCTCCGAGTGCCTTGCCATCGCACAGTAAGCTGTAATCAACCTCGCAACCTCTAGCGCCGAGCACGAATTACGACACCTGCTTATAAGCTGCTGACCGTGATCTGATAGACTGTCATGAATCCCGCTACTGACTGTAATCTGATGGACTGCCATGATTCCTGCCATGATTCCTGCCATGTCGTGCACTTCTCGCTGCAATTGTTCTCAAGGGAGGCTGGTTCTGCTAAGGACTGCCCTGTACGAGAACTTCTATCCAAGGGAGTAAAAGGTCAATCTTTTGCTCCGCCACATTCTTAGCGTACCCGACTTCTCCGCAAGGACAGTCGCGCGCCAATACGCCCTAGTGCATTTGCTATTTAGGTTCCTGACTAGACACAAGCCTGCATGCATATACGGTCGCGTGAGCGCAAAATCCCTGAATTGAGGAACGTTGCGTCATGCTAGTCGCTGCATCCTCGCGGCGCAGCGTTAGCCTGGCCAGACCAATGCCAAGAACTTGGGGATAATTAAGCCTTCGGTACCTTGC includes these proteins:
- a CDS encoding RSN1-TM domain containing protein; translated protein: MDESFANSFAKAQQFYGISLSSFIASVSLSTVIFTLEVLVFFIVRKRLPDLYTTVPEDVDTTRTTRKRHIVANFVRFERHHKHFDRYFFRRYLRSLIVIFTPAALLITPILVPLNYTNGKGAVLGVSGLDVLGWSNVGLDQADRYWAHLLFSLVFIGHVCWVIWSELALYVASRQHAPNAALCTVLVDSIPDDWMSEKVLTSQLEVFPGEVTAISFNRDYSAISKLAERRERMARALETAEISNIRKACRAGVRKQSKKSSSVRCLQYQSRNLLKLFGWLRLEKVDTTLVYREELRKTGEKMDLYRAALKEFPPLRNPYKLRSYDTPYNAFVGR
- a CDS encoding BTB domain containing protein, which encodes MAWRETRDDEVLIRHHRIPVSSSIMSQVSTEFHKLFTTQHGSLRKWIELPNEDPVAFGMICESAHGSFIPHDDISLQTLANMTDAIQRYRIPATSSVHHTAEFSFAVHAFRLSTLSTIELLQLLGVAKALGSVRYNKLLEDVFLQYPLQFEALPIEQITGSCETDLAILANVKLRGAACRARVASTMLSSLDGDCILHLQEKCGLAVWILEDSLSLQEINTRLRSIRNAADSLREQLLNASGAIIEATADINDYFRTTIGQAQRVEEGHGKDVLDVHHEVKRLEIQIAESGRISGDSFVIDNSSSDTDFEDIEAYAGSLGDCYDGLQFDDSESVVSAKTV